In Paenibacillus larvae subsp. larvae, the following proteins share a genomic window:
- a CDS encoding helix-turn-helix transcriptional regulator — translation MADDFGVEEISDHLGISCSYFSLLFKQHYNETFLEYLTRQRMELAKSLLVMTDKSITQIGKRAGYSERWYFTRVFYKYTGMAPTEYRDKHMEISERRDHHHAST, via the coding sequence TTGGCGGATGATTTTGGCGTAGAAGAGATCTCAGATCATTTGGGCATCAGCTGCAGCTACTTCAGCCTGTTATTCAAACAGCACTATAACGAAACTTTCCTGGAATATTTGACCAGACAGAGAATGGAATTAGCGAAGTCTTTACTGGTTATGACGGACAAAAGTATAACCCAAATCGGGAAGAGGGCGGGGTACTCCGAAAGATGGTACTTTACAAGAGTCTTCTACAAATATACAGGCATGGCCCCTACTGAATACCGGGATAAACATATGGAAATTTCAGAAAGAAGGGATCATCATCATGCTTCAACATGA
- the nrdG gene encoding anaerobic ribonucleoside-triphosphate reductase activating protein, which yields MEYSETGRGTPEGEAQVRILNILYDSVVDGEGLRTVLFFSGCPHHCPGCHNPHSWSPQGGKVMKVWEVVEQALLNPINEVTLSGGDPFYQAETVRHVAKILKTNGKNLWAYTGYTLEFIQDRGSIAMKELLSYCDVLVDGGFELELRDPTLPFRGSSNQRIHRLGTW from the coding sequence ATGGAATACAGCGAAACGGGCCGAGGAACGCCAGAGGGTGAAGCACAAGTAAGAATACTTAATATTCTGTATGATAGTGTAGTAGACGGTGAAGGACTTCGTACGGTCCTTTTCTTCAGCGGCTGCCCGCATCATTGTCCGGGCTGCCATAACCCTCATTCCTGGAGTCCGCAAGGCGGGAAAGTGATGAAGGTGTGGGAAGTGGTAGAGCAGGCATTGCTCAACCCGATCAACGAGGTTACCTTGTCTGGTGGAGATCCGTTTTATCAGGCGGAGACGGTAAGACACGTCGCCAAAATCCTCAAAACAAATGGTAAGAACCTATGGGCCTATACCGGCTATACCTTGGAATTTATTCAGGATCGGGGAAGCATTGCAATGAAGGAATTGCTCTCTTATTGTGATGTCCTGGTAGACGGAGGGTTTGAGCTGGAACTTCGTGATCCTACTCTCCCGTTCCGGGGAAGCTCTAATCAGCGTATTCATCGGCTGGGAACATGGTAA
- a CDS encoding carbohydrate ABC transporter permease, translating to MIPSTLPTVFLPSILSTAVVGVLWIYVVYNNDIGLLNKILIGLGLDDWILPWLADERTAMLSILLTNAWQWTGFYIVLVLAAIFSIPRDVYEAADIDGATGFQKALFITVPLIRPILTVVILLSIVGAMKALDIVMVMTNGGPAGMTDVMATYMYRVGFKNNEYGYANTIGLLIFIFTLVITLINHFISKKLGEVEN from the coding sequence ATGATTCCGTCAACGCTTCCTACTGTCTTTTTACCCAGTATTCTATCTACAGCTGTTGTAGGGGTACTGTGGATTTATGTAGTCTATAACAATGACATCGGATTATTAAACAAAATCTTGATCGGTCTGGGTCTGGATGATTGGATTCTCCCTTGGCTTGCTGATGAGCGTACAGCGATGCTGTCCATTTTGTTAACGAACGCCTGGCAGTGGACGGGATTTTATATTGTACTTGTGCTAGCAGCCATTTTTTCTATTCCGCGTGATGTATATGAAGCGGCTGACATTGACGGGGCGACCGGTTTTCAAAAAGCGCTTTTCATCACTGTACCCCTGATCCGTCCTATTCTTACCGTAGTCATTTTGCTGTCCATTGTTGGAGCCATGAAGGCTTTGGATATTGTCATGGTAATGACTAACGGAGGCCCTGCCGGAATGACTGACGTAATGGCTACCTACATGTACAGGGTAGGTTTCAAAAATAATGAGTACGGTTATGCCAACACAATCGGTTTACTGATCTTCATCTTCACGTTGGTCATCACACTGATCAATCACTTTATTTCGAAAAAATTAGGGGAAGTGGAGAACTAG
- a CDS encoding ABC transporter substrate-binding protein → MKKSVVTVLASVFVLSSVLVGCSKEDPKASSAPSGSPAASGKQITMKLRHTQIKENAAKTKARIEKAVKETEGKVPGLTIELEGVDEVVNRDTKMKAEFASGQPPEIFELFGGTDTKNYAKTGKLLDLTPIIEELGLKDKFYNLSEFTVDGNIYGLPRAGFVEGIFYNKKIFADNGLEVPRTWKEFEDLCQKLKEKGITPFALGAAEGWVINMMPNTLWVCTAGVDIVENIAAGKAKWNDPDVVKGFQIFDDLLKKEYFTKNAIGLKYDAMQASFAQGQAAMSFDGGWVQSTYANKEKSKIVDDLGFFILPNIDGGKGNDSVNASYCLFTQYSIYSCCRGTVDLCSL, encoded by the coding sequence ATGAAAAAAAGTGTTGTAACTGTCCTTGCATCCGTGTTCGTACTTTCAAGCGTACTTGTCGGCTGCAGCAAGGAAGATCCGAAAGCGTCCAGCGCCCCATCAGGATCACCCGCGGCATCCGGCAAACAAATTACGATGAAGCTTCGGCATACCCAAATTAAAGAAAATGCAGCCAAGACGAAAGCAAGAATCGAGAAGGCTGTAAAAGAAACGGAGGGGAAAGTTCCGGGGCTTACGATTGAACTTGAAGGTGTTGACGAAGTAGTAAACCGTGATACGAAGATGAAGGCGGAATTCGCGTCCGGCCAACCACCGGAAATTTTCGAATTATTCGGGGGAACAGACACTAAAAACTACGCTAAAACAGGTAAACTGCTTGACCTTACGCCAATCATTGAAGAACTGGGCCTGAAAGACAAGTTTTACAATCTGTCCGAGTTTACAGTAGACGGCAATATATACGGACTGCCCAGAGCAGGTTTTGTCGAAGGTATTTTCTACAACAAAAAGATTTTTGCTGATAATGGATTAGAGGTTCCGAGAACTTGGAAAGAGTTCGAAGATCTTTGCCAGAAGTTAAAAGAGAAAGGAATTACCCCTTTTGCGCTGGGAGCTGCCGAGGGCTGGGTAATCAACATGATGCCAAATACGCTGTGGGTTTGTACGGCTGGTGTGGACATTGTGGAAAATATCGCTGCCGGCAAAGCCAAGTGGAATGATCCGGACGTAGTGAAAGGGTTCCAAATCTTTGACGATCTGTTGAAGAAAGAGTACTTCACCAAAAATGCAATTGGATTGAAATACGATGCCATGCAAGCCAGCTTTGCCCAAGGTCAGGCGGCTATGTCCTTTGATGGCGGATGGGTGCAAAGCACTTATGCAAACAAAGAAAAATCCAAAATTGTGGATGACTTAGGATTTTTCATACTTCCTAATATTGATGGCGGCAAAGGAAATGATTCCGTCAACGCTTCCTACTGTCTTTTTACCCAGTATTCTATCTACAGCTGTTGTAGGGGTACTGTGGATTTATGTAGTCTATAA
- a CDS encoding YjgB family protein, which yields MRRISKHLMVPVFSAGIVLLASCSSQPLGISASSSVPATSAPVESAVPSEQNSPASEPSASVSPLGLNDAEVSSTPEDTKPTVTVQPQPKLEQVSPSPEPKIFSSEQTYLQEIMENARKGKVRSSEFTARNTQIDQIEAKLGKPTSFTQAGYGYYASYGRQSLAFGYNMETGVVFDVRSYEKKLKNLTLSMIKKELGEPTDIRKYKDKNHDDTIYVYQAGE from the coding sequence TTGAGACGTATCTCCAAACACCTTATGGTGCCTGTATTTTCGGCAGGTATCGTCCTTTTAGCATCCTGTAGTTCTCAGCCGTTGGGGATATCCGCTTCATCTTCGGTACCTGCTACATCGGCTCCGGTTGAATCGGCAGTACCGTCGGAGCAGAATTCACCTGCTTCAGAACCGTCCGCATCAGTATCACCTTTGGGCTTGAACGATGCAGAGGTATCCTCTACACCGGAAGATACCAAGCCGACTGTAACTGTACAACCCCAGCCCAAGCTGGAACAGGTTTCTCCTTCTCCGGAGCCAAAAATCTTTTCCTCGGAACAGACTTATTTGCAGGAGATTATGGAGAATGCCCGGAAGGGTAAGGTCCGTTCGTCGGAATTTACGGCAAGAAACACCCAAATTGACCAGATTGAGGCCAAGCTTGGCAAGCCAACTTCCTTTACCCAGGCCGGATACGGATATTACGCTTCTTATGGAAGACAAAGTCTTGCCTTTGGCTATAATATGGAAACAGGTGTCGTATTTGATGTCCGCTCTTATGAGAAAAAGCTGAAAAACCTGACACTTTCCATGATTAAAAAAGAATTGGGCGAACCTACGGATATCCGTAAATATAAAGATAAAAATCATGATGATACGATTTATGTATATCAAGCGGGAGAATAG
- a CDS encoding helix-turn-helix domain-containing protein, whose translation MDKHTELAKVTAAMQQTKERRMYERYQAIYLHLKGTSMKAIADILNRNRMTVSSYIHTYENGGLGALQIKHSSGAPTRLTKQQQDRLKQTVAYSVPHEVGFTAKHNWTLELIATYVERDWGHCYSLRGISKVMERLGLSYTKPTYTLAAADPKKQRHFTETTFPELKKSY comes from the coding sequence ATGGATAAACATACCGAACTGGCAAAAGTAACGGCAGCCATGCAACAAACCAAAGAGCGCCGAATGTATGAACGCTACCAAGCGATCTATTTGCATTTGAAAGGCACATCCATGAAGGCGATCGCTGACATTTTGAATCGAAACCGAATGACGGTGAGCAGTTACATTCATACGTACGAGAACGGTGGACTGGGAGCCTTGCAAATCAAGCATTCCTCAGGTGCTCCTACTCGGTTGACGAAGCAGCAGCAGGATCGCTTGAAACAAACCGTCGCCTATTCGGTTCCCCATGAGGTCGGCTTTACGGCAAAGCACAACTGGACGCTTGAACTGATTGCCACGTACGTGGAACGCGACTGGGGCCATTGCTATTCGCTCCGAGGCATTTCCAAGGTCATGGAGCGGCTAGGGCTCAGCTATACGAAACCGACCTACACGCTCGCAGCAGCAGATCCCAAGAAACAACGCCATTTCACCGAAACGACCTTTCCTGAACTGAAAAAAAGCTACTGA
- a CDS encoding transposase yields the protein MLFEDESMIRDYQAIQKTWFLRGKQRIIPTTGKHRGVKLLATVDYETGHIVWQEDEQYTAETFLSFLQKVLATYPTGKLALVLDNARIHHAKLLRPFPKSVCVSGNLWMKS from the coding sequence TTGCTGTTCGAGGATGAGTCGATGATCCGGGACTACCAGGCGATTCAGAAGACCTGGTTCCTTCGCGGGAAGCAACGCATCATTCCAACCACGGGCAAGCATCGTGGGGTCAAACTGCTGGCCACGGTTGACTATGAAACGGGACACATCGTTTGGCAAGAAGATGAGCAGTACACCGCTGAAACGTTTCTTTCCTTTCTTCAAAAGGTCTTGGCGACTTATCCAACAGGGAAACTGGCTCTGGTTTTGGACAATGCCCGGATTCATCATGCAAAGCTGCTTCGGCCGTTTCCGAAATCCGTCTGCGTGTCGGGCAATTTATGGATGAAATCATGA
- a CDS encoding diacylglycerol/lipid kinase family protein, translating into MLGFIVNPESGHGAGSKYWTLVKETLQRKQIPFLYKITTGPGQAAGLTCQLIGEGCRTVVAVGGDGTIHEVTSALIKENEHKKSLLGVIPAGTGNDFARAHSIPIKPLEALEVILEGHSVKIDMLATETRTAVNSFGTGVDAEIVKMTNEASYKKWLNRIGLGKLSYLISIIRQLFLYKPCTVYLNIDGKTVAIPNMWLTATTNIPYYGGSMKICPHAVPDDGTFDIFVISSKRRWTLITALLSVYSGKHVHHPAVSFYEGKHIQISADRPLLVQVDGEMDRAFPLAISILPGVLTVIKPS; encoded by the coding sequence ATGTTAGGATTTATTGTGAATCCGGAGTCCGGCCATGGAGCAGGCAGCAAATACTGGACTCTTGTTAAGGAAACTTTACAAAGAAAACAAATTCCTTTTCTATACAAAATAACTACAGGTCCGGGCCAGGCTGCCGGGCTTACCTGCCAATTAATAGGGGAAGGATGCCGCACTGTGGTAGCTGTAGGAGGAGACGGAACAATCCATGAAGTAACTTCCGCCCTTATCAAAGAGAATGAACATAAAAAAAGCCTGCTCGGCGTTATTCCAGCCGGAACAGGCAATGATTTTGCCAGGGCTCATTCGATTCCGATAAAACCTCTGGAAGCTTTGGAAGTTATCCTGGAAGGCCATTCCGTTAAAATCGATATGCTCGCAACGGAAACACGGACGGCCGTCAATAGCTTTGGTACTGGAGTAGATGCGGAGATCGTTAAAATGACCAATGAGGCTTCTTATAAAAAATGGCTGAACCGGATCGGACTGGGCAAACTCTCTTATCTGATTTCCATCATCCGGCAACTCTTTTTGTACAAACCCTGTACAGTATACCTTAATATTGACGGTAAGACGGTTGCCATCCCTAACATGTGGCTTACGGCAACGACCAATATTCCGTATTACGGCGGCTCAATGAAAATTTGCCCCCATGCGGTTCCGGATGATGGCACTTTTGATATCTTCGTCATCAGCAGCAAGCGGAGATGGACCCTGATTACGGCACTCTTATCCGTTTATTCCGGCAAACATGTTCACCATCCGGCAGTGTCTTTCTATGAAGGCAAGCATATTCAGATCTCTGCAGACCGCCCTCTGCTCGTTCAAGTAGATGGTGAGATGGACCGCGCTTTTCCGTTGGCCATTTCGATCCTGCCGGGGGTCCTGACCGTTATTAAACCCTCTTAG
- the sda gene encoding sporulation histidine kinase inhibitor Sda, with amino-acid sequence MLGYKNALLVLNDQQLKECYTQALRLRLSSEFLKQLGAELKRRNLCA; translated from the coding sequence ATGTTAGGTTATAAGAACGCTCTGCTTGTATTAAATGACCAGCAGTTAAAAGAATGCTATACGCAGGCCCTTCGGTTAAGGCTCTCTTCCGAGTTCCTGAAACAGCTCGGAGCCGAATTGAAGCGAAGAAACCTCTGCGCCTAA
- a CDS encoding fructose-amino acid permease-like protein — protein MAYLLVSKEKLRTLPVGMVAFRDALNANYGGMFAATMYSIIPVAIIYAFLQNKIIEGLTAGSVKG, from the coding sequence ATGGCTTATCTCCTTGTATCCAAGGAGAAACTGAGAACGCTGCCGGTAGGTATGGTCGCGTTCCGGGATGCTTTAAACGCTAACTATGGCGGAATGTTTGCAGCAACTATGTACAGCATAATTCCAGTTGCCATTATTTACGCATTCTTGCAAAATAAAATCATAGAAGGTTTAACTGCGGGAAGTGTGAAAGGCTAA
- a CDS encoding carbohydrate ABC transporter permease, which yields MPGKLLIFDTYFFNSLYVSLVASTVCIVLASMVSYAVTRMRYKKLNKIVMGVLLLALMVPGGALLVPLYTFILNFDFLGLKIYDTRGSLILPYIAFGISLSVVIISAFIKSIPSELEEAGIMDGLSVYGLFWRIVLPLCGPALVTVFIINFLGN from the coding sequence ATGCCTGGAAAACTTCTCATATTTGATACGTATTTTTTCAATAGCCTGTATGTCAGCCTTGTAGCTAGTACAGTATGTATTGTTTTAGCTTCCATGGTTTCCTATGCGGTTACCCGGATGAGATACAAAAAGTTAAATAAAATCGTCATGGGCGTCCTCCTTCTGGCCCTTATGGTTCCGGGTGGTGCCCTGCTCGTTCCGTTGTATACGTTTATTTTGAACTTCGATTTCTTAGGTTTGAAAATATATGACACGCGGGGATCTTTGATTTTACCTTATATTGCTTTTGGTATATCATTATCTGTGGTAATCATTTCCGCGTTTATCAAATCCATTCCTAGCGAACTGGAGGAAGCGGGAATCATGGATGGCCTGTCCGTTTACGGGCTGTTTTGGAGAATCGTGCTTCCGCTTTGCGGTCCGGCATTGGTTACCGTATTCATTATTAATTTCCTGGGCAATTAG
- the nagZ gene encoding beta-N-acetylhexosaminidase has translation MLQHEKLTLQHKIGQMVMCGFESRVPDEQIETLITKYKLGNVIYFRRNLDTPLQVFRLSSKLQELAEKEVGIPLLISIDQEGGMVNRTHEGVVGMPGNMTLGALRDPQAAYDSAYVSAEELRAIGINMNFAPCLDVNNNPDNPVIGVRSYGETAELVSKLGVEAMKGYQDGGVAATIKHFPGHGDTQADSHHALPLIPHPARRLRELELVPFQKAINAGADAVMSAHVIFPALEPEHLPSTLSRQVMTRLLREEMGFDGVITTDCLEMKAIDDHYGVAEGAVKAIEAGVDLVLVSHTLTKQVAAIGAILQALESGRLTEERIDESVDRILRLKQKLKLERDSLSEERVRRTVGTLKHQKLAERLYERSITVVKDEGLLPLDKQAKTLAVWTEVRTGTEIDEVIAQQGTLGAYLSERMGNVQEIRIGTEPTDDERQKVLEAASLAEQIIFVSYNASFVPQQLGLIKSLEEVRDRFIVIAGRNPFDLKDLPTVKTFVACYENRPMAMQAAAKVLTGETAPTGRLPVSITADYPIGSCC, from the coding sequence ATGCTTCAACATGAAAAACTGACTTTACAGCATAAAATCGGTCAAATGGTAATGTGCGGATTTGAATCACGGGTTCCTGACGAACAGATCGAAACGCTGATCACAAAGTACAAGCTGGGCAACGTCATTTATTTCCGCCGGAATCTGGATACGCCTCTCCAAGTGTTTCGGCTATCTTCCAAATTACAGGAACTGGCAGAGAAGGAAGTAGGCATACCGTTGTTGATTTCCATTGACCAAGAGGGCGGAATGGTAAACCGGACTCATGAAGGCGTTGTGGGGATGCCGGGGAATATGACACTCGGTGCGCTCCGGGATCCGCAAGCAGCGTATGATTCTGCTTATGTCAGTGCGGAGGAACTCCGGGCGATCGGGATTAATATGAATTTCGCCCCTTGTCTGGATGTGAACAATAATCCGGACAATCCGGTTATAGGAGTAAGATCTTATGGGGAAACGGCCGAACTCGTCAGTAAGCTGGGAGTGGAGGCAATGAAAGGGTATCAGGACGGAGGAGTAGCTGCAACCATTAAGCACTTTCCCGGACACGGGGATACACAAGCGGATTCTCACCATGCCCTGCCTCTTATTCCGCATCCGGCCAGGCGTCTCAGAGAACTGGAACTGGTTCCCTTTCAGAAAGCGATTAATGCCGGTGCAGATGCTGTGATGTCCGCTCATGTCATATTCCCGGCTCTGGAACCGGAACATCTGCCGTCTACCTTATCCAGGCAGGTGATGACCCGATTACTTCGGGAGGAAATGGGCTTTGATGGAGTCATCACGACGGATTGTCTGGAGATGAAGGCTATTGATGATCACTATGGTGTTGCTGAAGGTGCGGTAAAAGCCATTGAAGCAGGAGTTGATCTGGTGCTTGTAAGCCATACCCTTACAAAGCAGGTGGCGGCCATCGGGGCCATTTTGCAAGCGTTGGAATCAGGCCGTCTTACAGAGGAACGGATTGATGAGTCAGTAGACCGCATTTTACGGTTAAAACAAAAGTTGAAACTGGAACGGGACAGCTTGTCGGAGGAGCGTGTCCGCCGGACGGTTGGAACTTTGAAACATCAGAAACTTGCTGAACGGCTTTATGAACGCAGCATCACAGTTGTAAAGGATGAAGGGCTTCTGCCGCTCGACAAGCAGGCCAAGACTCTGGCCGTTTGGACAGAAGTGCGCACCGGAACGGAGATTGATGAGGTGATTGCCCAACAAGGTACCCTGGGGGCATATTTGTCGGAACGGATGGGCAACGTACAGGAGATACGAATTGGTACTGAGCCTACGGATGATGAGCGGCAAAAGGTTTTGGAAGCGGCTTCACTTGCGGAACAGATTATCTTTGTCAGCTACAACGCTTCCTTTGTCCCGCAGCAGCTCGGTCTGATCAAGAGCCTGGAAGAGGTCCGTGACCGGTTTATCGTTATTGCCGGGCGAAACCCGTTTGATCTGAAAGATCTTCCGACAGTGAAAACATTCGTTGCCTGCTATGAAAACAGGCCAATGGCTATGCAAGCCGCGGCTAAGGTACTGACCGGTGAAACCGCCCCTACAGGCCGTCTTCCGGTTAGTATAACTGCCGATTATCCTATCGGTAGCTGCTGCTAA
- a CDS encoding nicotinate phosphoribosyltransferase, producing the protein MSYEHLTLHTDKYQINMMYAHWINGTHNKRVVYEAYFRKLPFGNGYAVFAGLERIIHYIRSLRFDEESLAYLAKQEENYDPRFLEELKQFRFTGDIYSVEEGSLVFASEPLIRVEGRVFEAQLIETAMLNFMNYQTLIATKASRIRMVSPEDVFLEFGSRRAQEADAAVWGARAAYIAGFDATSNMRAGMLFGIPAKGTHAHSWVQNHDSEEEAFRRYAEALPDQVTLLVDTYDTIRSGVPNAIKIAKEMEEKGKRMNGIRLDSGDLAYLSVQARKMLDEAGLDYVKIVASNDLDENTILDLKAQGSRIDIWGVGTQLITAADQPSLGGVYKIVAREENGHMIPTIKISGNPEKVTTPGLKDLYRIINRQTGKAEADYITLQEEEDVKEGRKIKLFDPVHPYIYKYVENYEAVGLLKPIFLKGEQVYECPSIEQIRSYHKEQLRMFWPEYLRKLNPEKYPVDLSIKAWDLKMRLLREYRDGNGHPFY; encoded by the coding sequence ATGTCATACGAACATTTGACGCTACATACGGACAAATATCAGATAAATATGATGTATGCCCATTGGATAAATGGGACGCATAACAAGAGGGTGGTTTATGAGGCTTATTTCCGGAAGCTGCCTTTTGGTAATGGTTATGCTGTTTTTGCGGGATTGGAACGGATTATTCATTATATCCGTTCTCTGCGTTTTGATGAAGAATCCCTTGCTTATTTGGCCAAACAGGAAGAAAATTACGATCCCCGGTTTTTGGAGGAACTGAAGCAGTTCCGGTTTACAGGGGATATTTATTCTGTGGAAGAAGGCAGCCTGGTATTTGCGAGCGAGCCTTTAATCCGTGTAGAAGGAAGAGTATTTGAAGCCCAATTGATAGAGACGGCAATGCTTAATTTCATGAATTACCAGACTCTCATTGCCACCAAAGCATCCCGTATCAGGATGGTTTCCCCGGAAGACGTATTTCTGGAGTTTGGTTCCCGGCGCGCCCAGGAGGCAGATGCTGCTGTTTGGGGAGCCAGGGCAGCTTATATTGCAGGGTTCGATGCCACCTCTAATATGCGGGCAGGGATGCTGTTCGGCATTCCGGCCAAGGGAACCCATGCCCATTCTTGGGTACAGAACCATGATTCCGAGGAGGAGGCCTTCCGCAGATATGCTGAAGCTTTGCCGGATCAGGTGACCCTGTTGGTCGACACATACGATACCATCCGCAGTGGCGTACCAAACGCGATAAAGATTGCCAAAGAGATGGAGGAAAAAGGAAAACGCATGAACGGCATTCGCCTTGATAGCGGAGACCTTGCCTACCTTTCTGTCCAGGCACGTAAAATGCTGGATGAAGCCGGACTGGATTATGTCAAAATTGTAGCGTCAAATGACCTGGACGAAAATACCATTCTCGATTTGAAAGCACAGGGTTCCCGAATTGATATATGGGGGGTCGGAACCCAACTGATAACGGCGGCAGACCAGCCATCGCTCGGAGGAGTATATAAAATTGTAGCCCGGGAAGAAAACGGGCACATGATTCCAACTATCAAGATCTCGGGAAATCCGGAAAAGGTAACGACACCTGGGTTGAAAGATCTGTACCGGATTATAAACCGTCAGACCGGCAAAGCGGAGGCGGATTATATTACACTGCAGGAGGAAGAGGATGTGAAGGAGGGACGGAAGATTAAACTGTTTGATCCCGTTCATCCCTACATTTATAAATATGTAGAGAATTATGAGGCGGTCGGACTACTCAAACCAATTTTCCTGAAAGGGGAGCAGGTATACGAATGCCCGTCTATTGAACAAATTAGAAGCTATCATAAGGAGCAGCTGAGGATGTTTTGGCCGGAGTATTTACGTAAATTGAATCCTGAGAAATACCCGGTTGATCTCAGTATTAAAGCCTGGGATTTAAAAATGAGGCTGCTTCGGGAATATAGGGATGGAAACGGCCATCCGTTTTATTAA